One segment of Methylocella silvestris BL2 DNA contains the following:
- the lepA gene encoding translation elongation factor 4 translates to MTAHPIKNIRNFSIVAHIDHGKSTLADRLIQQTGAVAARDMVEQVLDSMDIERERGITIKAQTVRLEYKAADGEAYILNLMDTPGHVDFAYEVSRSLAACEGSLLVVDASQGVEAQTLANVYHALDAGHEIVPVLNKIDLPAAEPERIKQQIEDVIGLDASHAVMISAKTGVGIDLVLEAIVTRLPPPQGDETAPLKALLVDSWYDAYLGVVVLVRVIDGVLRKGQKIKMMAADAHYEVDRIGVFRPKMQDAEQLSPGEIGFITAQIKQVADTRVGDTITDERRPCAQALPGFKPAQPVVFCGLFPVDAADFEDLRAAMGRLRLNDASFSYEMESSAALGFGFRCGFLGLLHLEIIQERLEREFNLDLIATAPSVIYKIVQRDGDTIELHNPADMPDPTKIETIEEPWIRATILTPDDYLGAVLKLCQERRGVQVDLNYVGKRAMAVYDLPLNEVVFDFYDRLKSISKGYASFDYAITDYRPGDLVKMSILVNAEPVDALSMLVHRDRADTRGRVMVEKLKELIPPHMFQIPIQAAIGGKIIARETVRALRKDVTAKCYGGDASRKRKLLDKQKAGKKKMRQFGKVEIPQEAFIAALKMDG, encoded by the coding sequence ATGACTGCGCATCCCATCAAAAACATCCGCAATTTCTCGATCGTCGCCCATATCGATCACGGCAAATCGACTCTGGCCGACCGGCTGATCCAGCAGACCGGGGCGGTCGCCGCGCGCGACATGGTCGAGCAGGTGCTGGATTCGATGGACATCGAACGCGAGCGCGGCATCACCATCAAGGCGCAGACGGTCCGGCTCGAATACAAGGCCGCTGACGGCGAGGCCTATATTCTGAACCTCATGGACACGCCCGGCCACGTCGATTTTGCCTATGAGGTGTCCCGTTCGCTCGCCGCCTGCGAGGGCTCTTTGCTCGTTGTCGACGCCAGTCAGGGCGTCGAGGCGCAGACGCTGGCCAATGTCTATCACGCGCTCGACGCCGGCCATGAGATCGTGCCAGTCCTGAACAAGATCGATCTACCCGCCGCCGAACCCGAGCGCATCAAGCAGCAGATCGAGGACGTGATCGGGCTCGACGCCTCGCACGCCGTCATGATTTCCGCCAAGACCGGCGTCGGCATCGATCTCGTGCTGGAGGCCATCGTCACGCGGCTGCCGCCGCCGCAGGGCGATGAGACTGCCCCCCTGAAGGCGCTTCTGGTCGACAGCTGGTACGATGCCTATCTTGGCGTCGTCGTGCTGGTGCGCGTCATCGACGGCGTGCTGCGCAAGGGGCAGAAGATCAAGATGATGGCCGCGGACGCCCATTATGAGGTCGATCGCATCGGCGTGTTCCGGCCGAAAATGCAGGACGCCGAACAGCTTTCTCCCGGCGAGATCGGCTTCATCACGGCGCAGATCAAGCAGGTCGCCGACACCCGCGTCGGCGACACCATCACCGACGAGCGGCGCCCCTGCGCCCAGGCGCTGCCGGGCTTCAAGCCGGCCCAGCCCGTCGTGTTCTGCGGCTTGTTCCCGGTCGACGCCGCCGATTTCGAGGATCTGCGCGCGGCGATGGGCCGGCTGCGCCTCAATGACGCGAGTTTTTCCTATGAGATGGAGAGCTCTGCGGCGCTTGGCTTTGGCTTTCGCTGCGGCTTTTTGGGCCTCTTGCACCTCGAGATCATTCAGGAGCGGCTGGAGCGCGAATTCAACCTCGATCTGATCGCGACCGCGCCTTCGGTGATCTACAAGATCGTGCAGCGCGACGGCGACACGATCGAATTGCATAATCCGGCCGATATGCCGGATCCGACAAAAATCGAGACGATCGAGGAGCCGTGGATCCGCGCGACCATTCTAACGCCCGACGACTACCTTGGCGCGGTGCTGAAGCTCTGTCAGGAGCGGCGCGGCGTGCAAGTCGATCTCAACTATGTCGGCAAGCGCGCCATGGCGGTCTATGATCTGCCGCTGAACGAAGTGGTGTTCGACTTTTACGATCGGCTGAAGTCGATCTCGAAGGGCTACGCCAGCTTCGATTACGCCATCACTGATTATCGGCCGGGCGATCTCGTCAAAATGTCGATCCTCGTCAACGCCGAGCCGGTCGACGCGCTATCCATGCTGGTGCATCGCGACCGCGCCGACACGCGCGGCCGGGTGATGGTCGAGAAGCTGAAGGAGCTGATCCCGCCGCATATGTTCCAGATCCCGATCCAGGCGGCGATCGGCGGAAAAATCATCGCGCGCGAGACGGTGCGGGCGCTGCGCAAGGATGTGACGGCGAAATGCTATGGCGGCGACGCCAGCCGCAAGCGCAAGCTCCTGGACAAGCAGAAGGCCGGCAAGAAGAAGATGCGCCAGTTCGGCAAGGTGGAGATCCCGCAGGAAGCCTTCATCGCCGCGCTGAAGATGGACGGGTGA
- the ppk2 gene encoding polyphosphate kinase 2: MGHKDETTREKDARPAAAETPEKLDRKSYERELATLAVETVKLQEWVKREGRKICIVFEGRDGAGKGGAIKALTERVSPRTFKVIALAAPTDREKSQMYIQRYLPHLPAAGEVVIFDRSWYNRAGVERVMGFCSDEHAEQFLTMTPAVEKAIIQSGVILLKYWLEVSPEEQTRRLSSRITDGRKIWKLSDMDLKSYSRWYDYSRARDAMFLATDTPWAPWFVVRSDDKKRARLNIMKHILAQIPYEDIDREKIELPKRQKAEGYKEPNYPFKWIEEAF; this comes from the coding sequence ATGGGACACAAGGACGAGACGACGCGTGAGAAGGACGCGCGCCCCGCGGCCGCCGAGACGCCGGAGAAGCTGGACCGCAAGAGCTACGAGCGCGAATTGGCGACGCTCGCCGTCGAGACGGTCAAGCTACAGGAATGGGTGAAGCGCGAAGGCAGAAAGATCTGCATTGTCTTCGAGGGCCGCGACGGCGCCGGCAAGGGCGGCGCGATCAAGGCGCTGACCGAGCGCGTCAGCCCGCGTACCTTCAAGGTCATCGCGCTCGCCGCGCCGACCGACCGCGAAAAATCGCAGATGTACATCCAGCGCTATCTTCCGCATCTGCCCGCGGCCGGGGAGGTCGTGATCTTCGACCGCAGCTGGTACAATCGCGCCGGCGTCGAGCGAGTGATGGGATTTTGCTCGGACGAGCACGCCGAACAGTTTCTCACGATGACTCCGGCGGTCGAAAAGGCGATCATTCAATCGGGCGTCATTCTCCTCAAATATTGGCTGGAGGTGAGCCCGGAGGAACAGACGCGCCGGCTTTCGTCGCGCATCACGGACGGACGGAAAATCTGGAAACTGTCGGATATGGACCTCAAGTCCTACAGCCGCTGGTATGATTATTCGCGCGCCCGCGACGCCATGTTCCTAGCGACCGACACGCCCTGGGCGCCCTGGTTTGTCGTCCGCTCGGACGATAAGAAGCGCGCGCGGCTCAACATCATGAAGCATATTCTTGCGCAAATTCCCTATGAGGACATCGACCGCGAGAAGATCGAACTGCCGAAGCGGCAGAAGGCAGAGGGCTATAAGGAGCCGAATTATCCATTCAAATGGATCGAGGAAGCCTTTTAG
- a CDS encoding tetratricopeptide repeat protein — protein sequence MAHSNSHDQSLYFAVSDAIAERNFFNFRPPASLHFESAETNWAPAAGQLESGRLGQSDNREFLVWKEEIKNELVADKTSRGLLALGRLHYDEGDYARAFQYFLEAAKRDNSPIAYLELGFLHSPGGFKYGEGNQGENLKYAFQCFDYAARNGVVESYFPLAMAYWRGDGVAKDEVKAFEWMNKAHLAGSPYAKTFLAECLVDGKLNVTKNPDLAHQLIFNEALPALEKAGSDAFLARACYAAGYVRELGFSDIAGAVGLYERAVGLGFSGADIYFRLFVIYKDVLKPSNATRALHFLRLAADQNNPHALYNLAKFHLDGTIQRGNEQAALDFLIRHSKIQYADDCAKRPGLERGLANYLLGTLLQQMR from the coding sequence TTGGCCCATTCGAATTCGCATGATCAAAGTTTATATTTTGCCGTCAGCGACGCGATCGCCGAGCGGAATTTCTTTAATTTCCGTCCGCCGGCCTCACTCCATTTCGAGTCCGCGGAGACCAATTGGGCGCCGGCGGCCGGCCAATTGGAAAGCGGCCGCCTCGGCCAATCGGACAATCGAGAATTTCTCGTCTGGAAGGAAGAAATCAAGAACGAGCTGGTCGCGGACAAGACGTCGCGCGGACTTCTGGCCCTTGGACGCCTCCATTACGATGAAGGCGACTACGCGCGCGCTTTTCAATATTTCCTTGAGGCGGCGAAACGCGACAATAGCCCGATTGCTTATCTTGAACTTGGTTTCCTGCACAGCCCGGGCGGGTTCAAATATGGCGAAGGAAACCAGGGCGAAAATCTGAAATACGCCTTTCAATGTTTCGACTACGCCGCCCGCAACGGCGTGGTTGAATCCTATTTCCCCCTGGCTATGGCCTACTGGAGGGGCGATGGCGTTGCAAAGGACGAAGTCAAAGCCTTCGAATGGATGAACAAGGCGCATCTGGCCGGAAGTCCTTACGCAAAAACGTTCCTCGCCGAATGCCTCGTGGATGGGAAGCTGAATGTAACCAAGAATCCGGATCTGGCGCATCAGCTCATTTTCAACGAGGCGTTGCCGGCGCTCGAGAAAGCTGGGTCAGACGCCTTCCTCGCCCGCGCCTGTTATGCGGCGGGCTATGTGCGCGAACTTGGGTTTTCTGACATCGCGGGCGCGGTCGGCCTTTATGAACGTGCGGTTGGACTTGGGTTTTCTGGCGCCGATATTTATTTTCGACTTTTCGTTATTTACAAGGATGTCCTTAAACCTTCAAACGCCACTCGCGCCCTTCATTTCTTGCGCCTCGCCGCTGATCAGAACAATCCCCACGCCCTCTATAACCTCGCCAAATTCCATCTTGATGGAACAATCCAAAGGGGAAACGAGCAGGCGGCCCTCGATTTTCTGATCCGGCATAGTAAAATCCAATATGCGGACGACTGCGCCAAGCGGCCAGGGCTTGAGCGGGGCCTGGCGAATTATCTGCTGGGGACCTTGCTGCAGCAGATGAGGTGA
- a CDS encoding MgtC/SapB family protein, with translation MLWFAPPLSSFAVALGLGLLIGLERERSKGVGPSRGPAGIRTFAVASLFGAVAFHIGGLFLLALAAVCVAGLVAVSYRRTSTSDPGLTTEMALAFMPILGALAVADVRLAAAVGVVVAILLAAKIPLHAFVTKVLNEAEVKDLLVFAAATLVIFPQLPDRYMGPFDALNPRSIWLLVILVLTIGGFGYIAKRALGARFGLPLAGLASGFASSTATIGAMAGLAAKEPALLRPAVAAAVLSTIATFIQLAVLLAATSAPTLAALAPALIAGGCAATLYGAVFTARAFMTGETQDREPGPGRAFSIKTALALAATMALMLVAAAALKDWLGEAGLLIGAATAGFVDAHSAAISVASLAASGRLAPHEAALPIMLGMTSNTAAKIIVALSAGARAFNLRIAPGLILAQAAAWGGYLI, from the coding sequence ATGCTCTGGTTCGCGCCGCCTCTTTCCAGCTTCGCCGTCGCGCTTGGTCTCGGATTGCTGATCGGCCTTGAGCGCGAACGCAGCAAGGGCGTCGGCCCGTCGCGCGGCCCCGCAGGCATCCGAACCTTCGCAGTCGCCTCCCTGTTCGGCGCCGTCGCCTTTCACATCGGCGGCCTGTTTCTGCTGGCGCTCGCCGCCGTCTGCGTTGCGGGCCTCGTCGCCGTGTCCTATCGGCGGACATCCACCTCCGATCCGGGCCTCACCACCGAAATGGCGCTGGCGTTCATGCCGATCCTGGGCGCGCTCGCCGTCGCCGACGTCCGACTCGCCGCCGCCGTCGGGGTCGTCGTCGCGATCCTTCTCGCCGCCAAGATTCCCCTCCACGCCTTTGTAACGAAGGTTTTAAACGAAGCTGAAGTGAAGGACCTGCTTGTCTTCGCCGCAGCGACGCTGGTGATCTTTCCGCAGCTCCCGGATCGCTATATGGGGCCGTTCGACGCGCTCAATCCGCGATCGATCTGGCTCCTCGTCATCCTTGTCCTGACCATCGGCGGCTTCGGCTATATCGCCAAGCGCGCGCTCGGCGCGCGTTTCGGCCTTCCGCTCGCCGGGCTCGCCTCCGGATTCGCGTCGAGCACGGCGACGATCGGCGCGATGGCCGGCCTCGCCGCCAAAGAGCCCGCCTTGCTGCGGCCGGCGGTCGCCGCCGCGGTTCTGTCAACCATCGCGACATTCATCCAGTTGGCTGTGTTGCTTGCGGCGACCAGCGCGCCAACGCTCGCGGCGCTCGCTCCCGCCCTGATCGCGGGCGGTTGCGCCGCCACGCTTTACGGCGCCGTTTTCACCGCACGCGCCTTTATGACCGGCGAGACGCAGGATCGCGAACCGGGGCCGGGGCGCGCCTTCAGCATCAAGACGGCTCTCGCGCTGGCGGCGACGATGGCTTTGATGCTCGTCGCGGCGGCGGCGCTGAAGGACTGGCTGGGTGAAGCCGGACTGCTGATCGGAGCGGCGACAGCGGGATTTGTCGACGCCCATAGCGCCGCCATTTCGGTCGCCTCGCTTGCCGCGTCCGGCAGGCTCGCGCCGCACGAAGCCGCGCTTCCCATTATGCTCGGCATGACGAGCAACACGGCGGCCAAGATCATTGTAGCGCTCAGCGCCGGCGCGCGCGCCTTCAACTTGCGGATCGCGCCGGGCCTCATCCTCGCCCAAGCCGCGGCCTGGGGCGGGTATCTGATTTAG